TCAACTCGATCTTCGAGCGGCGCGCGTCGCCGAACTCGGTCTTCACGGCCGTGAGTTCGTCGCCGATGACGGCCGTGATGCGCTCCGGCCGCGCGAGGATGTCGAGCAAATCGGCGATCTGAGCCATGACTTCGCGGTATTCGCCGATGATTTTGTCTTGCTCGAGGCCCGTCAGGCGCTGCAGGCGCATTTGCAGGATTTCCTGCGCCTGCGTGTCGGACAGCTTGTAGAGGCCGTCGCCCTGCATGCCGAACGCGGGGTTGAGGCCCTCGGGGCGGTAGGCTTCGCGGCCGCCGGCCGAAGCGTTCTCGGCTTCGGCGCGGGCCAGCATTTCGCGCACGAGCGACGAATCCCACGCGCGCGCCATCAAGTCCTGCTTGGCGATCGGCGGTGTCGGCGCGGCCTTGATGATGGCGATGAAGTCGTCGATGTTCGCCAGCGCGACGGCGAGGCCCTCGAGCACGTGACCGCGTTCGCGCGCTTTACGCAATTCGTACACGGTGCGCCGCGTCAGCACTTCCCGGCGATGCGAGAGGAACGCGTCGAGCATCTCCTTCAGATTCAGGAGCTTGGGCTGGCCGTCGACGAGCGCGACCATGTTCATGCCGAACGTGTCCTGCAGTTGCGTCGCCTTGTAAAGATTGTTCAGCACGACCTCGGGCACTTCGCCGCGCTTGAGCTCGATGACGACGCGCATCCCGCTCTTGTCCGACTCGTCGCGAATGTCGGAGATGCCCTCGAGCTTCTTCTCGTTGACGAGCTCCGCAATGCGCTCGAGCAGCGAGCGCTTGTTCACCTGGTACGGCAATTCATCGACGATGATCGCCATGCGCTGGCCGCGATCGATCTCCTCGAAGTGCGTGGCCGCGCGCATGACGACGCGGCCGCGCCCCGTGCGATAGCCGTCGCGCACGCCGGCGACGCCGTAGATGATGCCGGCCGTCGGGAAATCGGGCGCGGGAATGATTTCGATCAGTTCGTCGATGCTCGCCTGCGGATTCTTCAGCAGATGATGGCAGGCATCGACCACTTCGTTCAGGTTGTGCGGCGGGATGTTCGTCGCCATCCCGACGGCGATGCCCGAGGAGCCATTGATCAGCAGATTCGGGATGCGCGCCGGCAGAATCAGCGGCTCGCTTTCGCTGCCGTCGTAGTTCGGCCCGAAATCGACGGTTTCCTTGTCGATGTCGGCCAGCAATTCGTGGCCGATCTTCGCCATGCGGATTTCGGTGTACCGCATGGCCGCGGCGTTGTCGCCGTCGATCGAGCCGAAGTTGCCCTGGCCGTCGACGAGCATGTAGCGCAGCGAGAAATCCTGCGCCATGCGCACGATCGTGTCATAGACCGCGGTGTCGCCGTGCGGATGGTATTTACCGATGACATCGCCGACGATACGCGCCGACTTCTTATAGGCGCGGTTCCAGTCGTTGTTCAGTTCGTGCATCGCGTAGAGCACGCGGCGGTGGACCGGCTTCAGGCCATCGCGGACATCGGGGAGCGCCCGCCCCACGATCACGCTCATCGCGTAATCGAGATACGAACGGCGCATTTCCTCCTCGAGGGAGATCGGCAGAGTCTCTTTGGCGAATTGATCCATTATCGGTATCTTTATCGGGCGCGAACGGAACGAAAACGAAGCGGACCGCCCACTCCCGTTGGCCCGGCAGGAGGCGCCGGGCATCACGCGATTCTAACATGCCCGCCATCCGCGCCCGACACCCCCGGCACGTACTCCCCCACGTGCGCGCGCCGCAGCCGCTGTGACACCTTGGATTCTTGCCGCCACAGAAAGCGATTCTTTCAGATGCGCTGGCACGCATCCTGCGACCGGCGATCGCCCCGAAAAGCCCGCCGGACGCCCCTGTTGCTGAAGCACCACATTCGAAACGAGCGGTAACAGGTGGTAGGATTTTTTTTTCGTAAGAAGGGAACGATATGGCAAAATGCCAACGCACTTGGTTAGACGCTGCTCGAAGTGTCCACAGGGTACCGCGTTTTTTGTGCCGCACCAATGTTATACTTCGAGCAATGTATGACTTGTCTTCGTCATCCAAGCTCGCAGTAAACCTGCGGTAATCTCAATTTCGAGAGGAGAAATATGAATAAATTTTCAAAGCTCGCGTGCATTGCAGCTACCGCAGTCATGGCTGCATCCGCATCGGCACAGTCGGTGCCGGCGTCGCGACAAGCTACGAACGACAACTGGGTGAACGGCACCGGCGAATACGTGTGGATGAACGGCACGAACGAGCTTTGCTGGCGCGATGCGTTCTGGACGCCGGCCACGGCCAACGCCAAGTGTGACGGCGCGCTCGTCGCGCAAGCCCCGACGCCGCCGGCTCCGGTCGCTCCGGTCGCTCCGCAGGTCACGAGCCAAAAGGTAACGTACAGCGCCGACACGCTGTTCGACTTCGACAAGGCTACGCTGAAGCCGGCTGGCCGCGAAGCGCTCGACGGCCTCGCCGCCAAGCTCGAAGGCATGAACCTCGAAGTTGCCGTTGCGACGGGCTACACGGACAAGATCGGTTCGGACAAGTACAACGACCGTCTGTCGCTGCGTCGTGCGCAAGCTGTCAAGGCTTACCTGGTCAGCAAGGGCGTGCCTGCCAGCAAGATCTACACGGAAGGCAAGGGCAAGCGCAACCCGGTCAAGACGGACTGCGCGCAGAAGAACCGCAAGGCGCTCATCGCGTGCCTGGCACCGAACCGCCGCGTGGAAGTCGAAGTCGTCGGTACGCAGCAACAGCAGTAAGCTGCCCCTCGGCATCGCGAAAAACCCCGCTTCGGCGGGGTTTTTTTCTGCCTGCGCCCGCGCGGCCGTCACGTCGGTCGGAGCGGCTTTTGCCGCAGCGCGCAACCCCGTTATACTCAGCCTAATCCCGGCCTCTCCACCCTTTGCAACGTTATGACGAATGCCGATCCCCACGAGCTACGGAAATTTAGCGACCTTGCGCATCGCTGGTGGGATCCGAATGCCGAATTCAAACCGCTGCATGAGCTGAACCCCATTCGCCTCGGCTGGATCGACGCTCATGCCCACTTGCCGGGCAAACGCGTGCTCGACATCGGCTGCGGCGGTGGCATCTTGTCCGAATCGATGGCCAGCCTCGGCGCTCAAGTGAAAGGCATCGATCTGTCGAATCAGGCGCTCGGCGTGGCCGATCTGCACAGCCTCGAAAGCGGCATCACGGTCGAATACGAGGAAATCGCGGCCGAAGCGCTTGCCGCGCGCGAGCCCGGCAGCTACGACGCCGTCACCTGCATGGAAATGCTCGAGCACGTGCCCGATCCTGCAGCGATCGTCAAAGCCTGCGCCACGCTCGTCAAACCGGGCGGCTGGGTGTTCTTTTCGACGCTCAATCGAAACGTGAAGTCGTATCTGCTCGCGGTTATCGGCGCCGAATACATCGCCCAGATGCTGCCCAAGGGCACACACGACTACGCACGCTTCATCCGCCCCTCGGAACTCGCCGCGTTCGCGCGCGAGGCTAGCCTGCGGGCGGTCGAAGTCAAGGGCATCACGTACCGTCCGCTCGGCAAGCATTTCGCCCTCTCCGACGATACGAGCGTCAACTATCTGTTCGCATGCCGCCGCGACGGCTGAATGGCACCGCCTCTAGAATCATGAGCCAACCTATCTCGCAACCCGCGCGGCACGACGGCGCGCCGCAGCTCGCGCGATGCCGCGCCGCCCTGTTCGACCTCGACGGCACGCTCGCGGATACGGCGCCCGACCTTGTCGCCGCCGTCAATAAGATGCGCCGCGACCGCGGGCTCGAACGCGTCCCGATCGAGCAGTTGCGCCCGCTGGCATCGGCCGGCGCACGCGGCCTGATCGGCGGCGCCTTCGGCCTCGGGCCGGACGATCACGATTACGCCTCGATGCGCGAGGAGTTCCTCGCCAATTACGAAGCCGACTTGTGCATCGAAACGACGCTGTTCCCCGGTATCGCGCAATTGCTCGATGCGCTCGATGCACACGGCATCCCCTGGGGTATCGTCACGAACAAGGTCGGCCGTCTCACGATGCCGCTCGTCGAGCAACTCGGGCTAGCGGCACGCGCCGGCTGCGTGGTGAGCGGCGACACGACACCGCACTCGAAGCCGCATCCTGCCCCGCTGCTGCATGCCGCCGCGGCGCTCGCGCTGCCGCCGGAGAAAATCGTCTACATCGGTGATGATTTACGCGATGTCCAAGCGGGTTTCGCGGCCGGGATGGCCACCGTCGCCGCCGCCTACGGCTATTGCGGCAACGATTTGCCGCCCGCCATGTGGCACGCGCAGCACATCGTCGACTCGCCGCTGCAGCTCCAACATCTGCTCGGCGCCCTGAACTGACGGCGCGCGAGCGCCACAGCGGCGGCCGCCGGCTTTAATGCGTATGGGGTTCGTATGGGCGGCGCTCCGCTTCAATACCCAGCGAAGCGCACCGTCTTGCGTTCTGTGGGATAATGAAAGCTTGCACACAGGGGCCGACCTGGTTTCGACGTGGGTAATGAAGCAGTTCAGGGCATACCGAGGACCCGTCACCTCGTAAATCAATGGGACTTAAGTAACTGCGAACGACAACACTTTCGCATTGGCGGCTTAACCCCGCCAACCTCGCACTAGCTCGCTGACGGGCTAGGGTCGCAAGACTAGCGAGGTCATTCACGTCAGATAATCCTCGATGGTGTCACGACATCGGGGCCGAAAATTGAGTGACTCGCCGTAACGAAGCGTGTTCGTCCGCGTCGGTGCGGTTAAATCAAATGACTGAACTAAGTATGTAGAACTGGCTGTGGACTATTTGCGGACGCGGGTTCGATTCCCGCCGGCTCCACCAACACTTGTTGCCTTCGATGCCCTCGAGGTCAGCCCAACACCCCGACGAGTTCAGCGCTCGCGGGGTGTTTTGTTTTGCGGGAGCGGCACCTCGAAGTTCATGCGCAGATTACCCGCGCCAATCTCCGCAAGCGCAACCTCCCCGACCCAAGGACCGACCGCAAGCCCGCATCAATTACTGTCGTCAGGACATTGCAGATTGCAGCCGTCCGGATCGCCGTCATCGCCCTTCTTGCGCAGCTTCGTGGTGTGCGTTTGGTACTTTTTCGACGGCGCCGACGCCGCAAACTCCAATTGCGGATGCGCCTGGAGCTGGAATTCGTCCTGCAGGATGCCTCCCGGCACGCCGGGTGCGTTCTGCGCAAAAGCGAGCGATGCAACCGCGGACAGCACGCCGGCCGCCGCCACGCCGGCGCAGAGATTGAAAAGCGATTTCATAGCGATTACCGCGCCGGGCGGCGCGGTCCGAATCAGTCTGACTGGAGAATCGTAAGCGTAACGCAGAACTGGCGCACCATGCAGCCGAAACTGTTACGGTCGTAACGGAAACCGGACCCGCGCGGGGCGCTTCGCTCGCGCTCATCGCGCCGCGTCGGCCGCCCCCGACATGGCCGCGCCGCGCAGGCCCGCCGACACGTCGACGAGTTCGCCGCAGTGGGTCGGGTCGTAGCCCTCGAGCGCCGCCACGCTCGCGCGGAAATCGCTGCTGCGCAGCACGGCGAGCGCCGACGCGAGCGGCTGCGCCGACAGTCTCGCCCGATCGCAAGCGAAGTAGTAATCCTCATCGACGATCGGCACGAAATCGAGCCCAAAATGATGCGCGGCCGGCGCCACGCCGAAGCCGGCGTCGGCCATGCCGCTCGCGACGAACGCCGCGATCGCCGTGTGCGTCAGCTCCGTCGACGCGTACCCGTCGATCCGCTCGGGATCGATGCCGATGCTGTTCAACGCGAGATCGAGCAGCAGCCGCGTGCCGGAGCCCGGCTGGCGGTTGACGAATCGCACATCGGGCCGCGCCAGATCGTCGAGACCGCGTATTCCCTTCGGATTGCCCTTACCCAGAAACAACCCTTGCTTACGCGCCGTCAAATAGACGAGCACGTGTCGCCGGGGATCGAGCCAGCGTCGATAGATATCGGCGCAGAGTTCGCGAAACACGCCGCGCGGCAAGTGAAAGCCGGCGAAATCGCATTCGCCGCGCGCCAGCGCCGCCACCGCCTCAGCGCTCTCCCGATACTTGATGTCCACCGCGCTTGCCTCGCGAGCGTTCAATTGCGCCGCCAGCGCCGCAACCGCATAACCGTGCGACGCGTGAATGCGCGTGGTCGCGCCGGCGCCAAGCTGGCGGTTCAATTCCGCCGCCACTTCGCCCGCGAGCTGCTTCAACGGCCCGTCGAGCCGCTCGGCGCAGGCGCGCTGCGCCTGTACGACGGCTCGCCCGAGCGCCGACAGTGCCGATCCCTTGCCCCGCTCCTTCGAAATCAGCTCGCCCCCGAGCTTTGCCTCGAGCGCGCGCAGCAGCCCCCATGCATGCCGATACGACAGATGCCGCTCGCCCGCGGCCTGCGCGATGCTGCCCGTCTCGTCGACGAGCGCAAGCAGCGGCACGATGTCCGAGAGGCTCGCTTCCCGGCCGGCGCTGTCGCGCACGACCAATTCCGCGACGCATTTGATTTCAATCATTTATGTAGTTCAACTTCCTATTGCGCGTCGCCTGACCCGCGCCTATTGTTCCGGAATAACGGCCATAGCCGAGCATATATGCACACTATATGATCAGCAAGTGCATATTGAAGTCTAGGAGGAGCCCCACCTTGGAACACGCCAGCGCCACGGCGCCGGACGAACTCGTCCGCCGGCACGCCTCGCCGGGCGCATCGCTGATCGCGGTGCTGCACGCCATTCAGGACGATGCGGGCTTCGTCCCGCCCGAGGTCGTCGCGCCGCTCGCGCGCGCCTTCAATCTGTCGCGCGCCGAAGTCCACGGCGTGATCACGTATTACCACCACTTCCGCACGCGCCCGAGCGCGCCGGTCACAGTCGCGCTGTGTCGCGCCGAAGCCTGCCGCAGCATGGGCACTGAAGCGCTGGCCCAGCACATCGAAGGCCGCACCGGTTGCCGCTTCGATGAGGCGCACAATGCCGGCGCCAATGCCGGGCACGACGCCGAAGTCGAGCTCGAATCGGTCTACTGCCTTGGCCAATGCGCCCTGTCGCCCTCGATGACGATCAACGGCACGCTGCACGTGAAGGTCACGCCCCGGAAATTCGATGCGTTGCTCGAACAGGCCCGCGCCAATGCGGCGGCGCGCATCGCGAACACGAAGGAGAGCGTATGACCACGCGTGTTTTCGTTCCTCGCGACTCGTCGGCGCTCGCCCTCGGCGCCGATGCAATCGCCGACGCGATCGTGCAAGAGGCTGCGCGCCGCGGCATCGCCATCGAACTCGTGCGCAATGGCTCGCGCG
The sequence above is a segment of the Trinickia acidisoli genome. Coding sequences within it:
- the ompA gene encoding outer membrane protein OmpA: MNKFSKLACIAATAVMAASASAQSVPASRQATNDNWVNGTGEYVWMNGTNELCWRDAFWTPATANAKCDGALVAQAPTPPAPVAPVAPQVTSQKVTYSADTLFDFDKATLKPAGREALDGLAAKLEGMNLEVAVATGYTDKIGSDKYNDRLSLRRAQAVKAYLVSKGVPASKIYTEGKGKRNPVKTDCAQKNRKALIACLAPNRRVEVEVVGTQQQQ
- a CDS encoding HAD-IA family hydrolase, producing MSQPISQPARHDGAPQLARCRAALFDLDGTLADTAPDLVAAVNKMRRDRGLERVPIEQLRPLASAGARGLIGGAFGLGPDDHDYASMREEFLANYEADLCIETTLFPGIAQLLDALDAHGIPWGIVTNKVGRLTMPLVEQLGLAARAGCVVSGDTTPHSKPHPAPLLHAAAALALPPEKIVYIGDDLRDVQAGFAAGMATVAAAYGYCGNDLPPAMWHAQHIVDSPLQLQHLLGALN
- the ubiG gene encoding bifunctional 2-polyprenyl-6-hydroxyphenol methylase/3-demethylubiquinol 3-O-methyltransferase UbiG — encoded protein: MTNADPHELRKFSDLAHRWWDPNAEFKPLHELNPIRLGWIDAHAHLPGKRVLDIGCGGGILSESMASLGAQVKGIDLSNQALGVADLHSLESGITVEYEEIAAEALAAREPGSYDAVTCMEMLEHVPDPAAIVKACATLVKPGGWVFFSTLNRNVKSYLLAVIGAEYIAQMLPKGTHDYARFIRPSELAAFAREASLRAVEVKGITYRPLGKHFALSDDTSVNYLFACRRDG
- a CDS encoding NAD(P)H-dependent oxidoreductase subunit E, encoding MISKCILKSRRSPTLEHASATAPDELVRRHASPGASLIAVLHAIQDDAGFVPPEVVAPLARAFNLSRAEVHGVITYYHHFRTRPSAPVTVALCRAEACRSMGTEALAQHIEGRTGCRFDEAHNAGANAGHDAEVELESVYCLGQCALSPSMTINGTLHVKVTPRKFDALLEQARANAAARIANTKESV
- the gyrA gene encoding DNA gyrase subunit A codes for the protein MDQFAKETLPISLEEEMRRSYLDYAMSVIVGRALPDVRDGLKPVHRRVLYAMHELNNDWNRAYKKSARIVGDVIGKYHPHGDTAVYDTIVRMAQDFSLRYMLVDGQGNFGSIDGDNAAAMRYTEIRMAKIGHELLADIDKETVDFGPNYDGSESEPLILPARIPNLLINGSSGIAVGMATNIPPHNLNEVVDACHHLLKNPQASIDELIEIIPAPDFPTAGIIYGVAGVRDGYRTGRGRVVMRAATHFEEIDRGQRMAIIVDELPYQVNKRSLLERIAELVNEKKLEGISDIRDESDKSGMRVVIELKRGEVPEVVLNNLYKATQLQDTFGMNMVALVDGQPKLLNLKEMLDAFLSHRREVLTRRTVYELRKARERGHVLEGLAVALANIDDFIAIIKAAPTPPIAKQDLMARAWDSSLVREMLARAEAENASAGGREAYRPEGLNPAFGMQGDGLYKLSDTQAQEILQMRLQRLTGLEQDKIIGEYREVMAQIADLLDILARPERITAVIGDELTAVKTEFGDARRSKIELNATELNTEDLITPQDMVVTMSHTGYVKSQPLSEYRAQKRGGRGKQATQMKEDDWIDTLFIANTHDHILCFSNRGRVYWVKVYEVPQGSRNSRGRPIVNMFPLQEGEKINVVLPVKEFSADKFVFMGTALGTVKKTPLEAFSRPLRKGIIAVGLDDGDYLIGAAITDGQHDVMLFSDAGKAVRFDENDVRPMGREARGVRGMQLDEGQQVIAMLVAGSETQSVLTATENGYGKRTPITEYTRHGRGTKGMIAIQTSERNGRVVAATLVDTEDQIMLITTTGVLIRTRVSEIREMGRATQGVTLISLDEGTKLSGLQQIAEADPDVDVDVEVDGAVADDEAGEDDAQ
- a CDS encoding substrate-binding domain-containing protein: MIEIKCVAELVVRDSAGREASLSDIVPLLALVDETGSIAQAAGERHLSYRHAWGLLRALEAKLGGELISKERGKGSALSALGRAVVQAQRACAERLDGPLKQLAGEVAAELNRQLGAGATTRIHASHGYAVAALAAQLNAREASAVDIKYRESAEAVAALARGECDFAGFHLPRGVFRELCADIYRRWLDPRRHVLVYLTARKQGLFLGKGNPKGIRGLDDLARPDVRFVNRQPGSGTRLLLDLALNSIGIDPERIDGYASTELTHTAIAAFVASGMADAGFGVAPAAHHFGLDFVPIVDEDYYFACDRARLSAQPLASALAVLRSSDFRASVAALEGYDPTHCGELVDVSAGLRGAAMSGAADAAR